In the genome of Opitutia bacterium KCR 482, one region contains:
- a CDS encoding DNA topoisomerase 3 — translation MKKLVISEKPSVAADIARVLGRAKKCDDYYENDEYVIASALGHLVELNMPADIDKKYARWSLSNLPIIPEKFKLKPIEKTKAKLAALKKLLSRKDIDGVINACDAGREGELIFTYIYEITKCKLPRQRLWVSSMTPSSILEAFSNLKSQEEMESLQDAARCRSESDWLVGINGTRAITSRMYGSRGKSLASVGRVQTPTLAMIVEREHEIQNFKPTRYWKITAEFEIENGKYEGVYQRPDFKQKDKDANDKADRIWSHADAERVLNEVRAGGGAKVSDKKTQSKQIAPRLYDLTTLQREANNKYSFPANKTLSIAQSLYEKHKMITYPRTDSRALPDDYRGVVVRTMESMAEPYRRFAQKAVDEGYVKKAGKRIFDSKQVSDHFALMPTDVSGKKLTDDEAKIYDMIARRFVAAFYPEAVFDVTTRISAVGSNIFKTEGKVLRSAGWLDVYNKETSDKEILPPLADEKERAKMLEAHLKEESTKPPARYTEATLLSAMEGAGKLLDDEELADAMKDKGLGTPATRAQIIENLIAHKLVERERRDLIPTARAESLIRFLDALAIDALTSPSMTGEWEQKLRLIERKQLSRKTFMDGICAMTTQIVDKARNFVEEEVESHEVDIPNPIDGSKLIETFRAYKSKDGKFIIYKTIGNRKISEEEVRELVTKGKVGPLEGFKSKMGRPYTATLKLDENFAVKFQFGDNPDGTERRPENLEDAPVVGKCPKSAMGLCKCKTGELVETETAYVCRCPKGEERKCSFRLGKTMLSHTITRAEIESLTNTGKTPVIEDFVSKRTKKKFSASLVLDARGSISFEFTKRTGRAEPKEQKK, via the coding sequence ATGAAAAAGCTTGTTATTTCGGAAAAACCGTCGGTTGCGGCGGACATCGCAAGAGTGCTCGGCAGGGCGAAAAAATGCGACGATTATTACGAAAACGACGAATACGTAATCGCCTCCGCGCTCGGACACTTGGTGGAACTCAACATGCCCGCGGACATCGACAAAAAATACGCCCGCTGGTCGCTCTCGAACCTCCCGATTATCCCCGAAAAATTCAAGCTCAAGCCCATCGAAAAGACGAAGGCGAAGCTCGCCGCGCTCAAAAAGCTGCTCTCCCGCAAGGACATCGACGGTGTAATCAACGCGTGCGACGCGGGGCGCGAGGGCGAACTCATTTTCACGTACATCTACGAAATCACCAAGTGCAAACTGCCGCGCCAAAGGCTGTGGGTTTCGTCGATGACGCCCTCCTCCATCTTGGAGGCGTTCTCGAACCTGAAATCGCAGGAGGAAATGGAGTCTTTGCAGGACGCCGCCCGCTGCCGCAGCGAGTCCGACTGGCTTGTGGGCATCAACGGAACGCGGGCAATCACAAGCAGAATGTACGGCTCGCGAGGGAAGAGCCTTGCGTCGGTCGGGCGCGTGCAGACCCCGACGCTCGCGATGATTGTGGAGCGCGAGCACGAAATCCAGAATTTCAAACCCACACGCTACTGGAAAATCACCGCCGAATTCGAAATCGAAAACGGCAAATACGAGGGCGTCTACCAGCGTCCCGACTTCAAGCAGAAAGACAAGGACGCCAACGACAAGGCGGACAGAATCTGGTCGCACGCCGACGCCGAAAGAGTCCTCAACGAAGTCCGCGCCGGGGGCGGGGCGAAAGTGAGCGACAAAAAAACGCAGTCAAAGCAAATCGCCCCGCGCCTCTACGACCTCACAACCCTACAACGCGAGGCGAACAACAAATACTCATTCCCCGCAAACAAAACGCTCAGCATTGCGCAGTCGCTCTACGAAAAGCACAAAATGATTACATACCCGCGCACGGACTCCCGCGCCCTCCCCGACGACTACCGCGGGGTTGTCGTCCGCACGATGGAGTCGATGGCGGAACCCTACCGCAGATTCGCGCAAAAGGCGGTCGACGAGGGCTACGTCAAAAAGGCGGGCAAAAGAATTTTCGACAGCAAGCAGGTCAGCGACCACTTCGCGCTCATGCCCACGGACGTTTCGGGCAAAAAGCTCACCGACGACGAAGCTAAAATCTACGATATGATTGCCCGCAGGTTCGTCGCCGCGTTCTACCCCGAAGCCGTGTTCGACGTCACGACGCGCATTTCGGCGGTAGGCTCAAACATCTTCAAAACCGAGGGCAAGGTGCTCCGCTCGGCGGGCTGGCTCGACGTCTACAACAAGGAGACGTCCGACAAGGAAATCCTGCCGCCGCTCGCCGACGAAAAGGAACGCGCAAAAATGCTCGAAGCGCATCTCAAAGAGGAATCCACAAAGCCGCCGGCGCGGTACACGGAAGCCACGCTCCTCTCGGCAATGGAGGGTGCGGGCAAGCTCCTCGACGACGAGGAACTCGCCGACGCAATGAAAGACAAGGGGCTGGGCACGCCCGCAACGCGCGCGCAAATCATAGAAAACCTCATCGCCCACAAACTGGTCGAACGCGAACGCCGCGACCTAATCCCGACGGCCCGCGCCGAAAGCCTTATCCGCTTCCTCGACGCGCTCGCAATCGACGCGCTCACAAGTCCCTCGATGACGGGCGAGTGGGAGCAAAAACTCCGCCTTATCGAGCGCAAACAGCTCTCGCGCAAAACGTTCATGGACGGCATCTGCGCAATGACGACGCAAATTGTGGACAAAGCCCGCAACTTCGTGGAGGAGGAAGTGGAATCGCACGAAGTCGATATTCCGAACCCGATTGACGGCTCGAAGCTTATAGAGACTTTCCGCGCGTACAAATCAAAAGACGGCAAGTTCATAATTTACAAGACGATAGGCAACAGGAAAATTTCGGAGGAGGAAGTTCGAGAGCTTGTCACAAAGGGGAAAGTCGGGCCGCTCGAAGGCTTCAAGAGCAAAATGGGACGCCCCTACACGGCGACGCTTAAACTCGACGAAAACTTCGCCGTAAAATTCCAGTTCGGCGACAACCCCGACGGCACGGAACGCAGACCCGAAAACCTCGAAGACGCGCCCGTTGTCGGCAAATGCCCGAAGTCGGCAATGGGGCTTTGCAAATGCAAAACGGGAGAGCTTGTGGAAACGGAAACCGCATACGTCTGCCGCTGCCCGAAAGGCGAGGAACGCAAGTGCTCGTTCAGGCTCGGCAAGACAATGCTTTCGCACACAATCACGCGGGCGGAAATCGAAAGCCTCACAAACACGGGCAAAACCCCAGTTATCGAGGACTTCGTTTCGAAGCGCACGAAAAAGAAGTTTTCGGCGTCGCTCGTGCTCGACGCCCGCGGAAGCATCTCGTTCGAATTCACAAAACGGACGGGCAGAGCCGAACCGAAAGAGCAGAAGAAATAG
- the panD gene encoding aspartate 1-decarboxylase codes for MLKSKILRAETTDARIDYEGSLAIDLDLMDKVGMLPYEKILVGNISNGKRFETYAIPAPRGSGTFSVRGAAAHLGNVGDLLVIMSFAQVDEREIAKHLPRTITLAEKNTKIIKSQNMIA; via the coding sequence ATGTTAAAGTCCAAGATACTGCGAGCCGAAACGACCGACGCCCGCATAGACTACGAAGGCTCGCTTGCGATAGACTTGGACCTCATGGACAAGGTCGGCATGCTGCCCTACGAAAAAATCCTTGTGGGCAACATCTCGAACGGCAAACGTTTCGAGACATACGCAATACCCGCCCCGCGCGGAAGCGGCACGTTCTCGGTGCGGGGGGCGGCGGCGCACCTCGGAAACGTCGGAGACCTTCTCGTAATCATGTCGTTCGCGCAGGTGGACGAGCGCGAAATCGCAAAACACCTGCCGCGCACGATTACGCTGGCGGAGAAAAACACGAAAATCATAAAGTCGCAAAACATGATTGCATAG
- a CDS encoding beta-galactosidase has translation MKKIYHILFAAAGIALPACAAQTQYKVESFNGAPFITENGKPLRNRIVWVAGGCGATLNHPLLKKANVWKETELEFEAPNDLPAIVQLRMGKSAGEIYFSKWEVSESESGKVVFSLDTASDKTDKSIEHWCVGFRENPPVKLENTTADDGERALKLTLGGGKKLEGFHLYVNSIPVEKGKKYKVKLRAKSDAPRPFSTSVYYYDNKFMFVKSDTSIAASTIRHAAKAGVNFVSFEINGVWTKPNEKPDFKYIDSAFGVFLEANPKAKLIPRVRLDPQINKWWRDSHPDDIMKNSDGTLNETYVSVSSPAYRREAAESLRQFIEYCEEHYPDNMAGYHPAGGNSREWFYGGTWHSSFSGYDKNTLAAWRVWLKKKYGTPENLAKAWNCAAPDSFEKIPLPTQAEREAPAYIIDPKTQWKLADLNLFLQDEMADTVLGLAKVIRKSAPNRLSIFFFGYGFEFSGVRNGPAFSGHYALSKILKSSDIDAVSGPISYADRNFGDGKTTMGATESITDSGKLWIDEDDTSTYLAPRDGRDYPGKYSGLYTRKDSREVLRRNLAQETVRNNGVWWMDLFGQGWFDDKNLWREMKSFAKPERDIIARPLPYLPQMRLVMDETSMCMVAAKGAAGITTNRLMSLGRVAANRSGVPFGQYLLPDVLAKPEAAKLNAMLSVYALNADQRAACAALREKSANIWAWLPAYIDTDRREFSTSATEEATGFKVKLITAKAAATPTEDGAKIGLKPITGTEYAMPLLSPIPESGDLVLAKFENGSPAIVLRKSGKHPQLFCGVPEIPTELYRHMAELAGAHVYNKQGAVVYANGAYISVVAVEDGEYEIDLGRDGAVYNALSGNKLGNSRTLTLKMKKGDCRFLRLGRGNSDL, from the coding sequence ATGAAAAAAATCTACCACATTTTGTTTGCGGCGGCGGGAATTGCGCTACCCGCCTGCGCCGCGCAGACGCAATACAAGGTCGAAAGCTTCAACGGCGCGCCCTTCATAACGGAAAACGGCAAGCCGCTGCGCAACCGCATTGTCTGGGTTGCGGGAGGCTGCGGAGCAACCCTCAACCACCCGCTTTTGAAAAAGGCGAACGTCTGGAAGGAAACCGAATTGGAGTTCGAAGCCCCGAACGACCTGCCGGCAATCGTCCAACTGCGCATGGGAAAGAGCGCGGGCGAAATCTACTTTTCGAAGTGGGAGGTCTCGGAGTCGGAAAGCGGGAAAGTCGTGTTCTCGCTCGACACGGCGTCCGACAAGACCGACAAAAGCATTGAGCACTGGTGCGTGGGCTTCCGCGAAAACCCGCCCGTAAAGCTCGAAAACACGACGGCCGACGACGGCGAACGCGCCCTTAAACTTACGCTCGGCGGCGGCAAAAAGCTCGAAGGCTTCCACCTGTATGTAAACTCGATTCCCGTCGAAAAGGGCAAAAAATACAAGGTCAAGCTCCGCGCAAAAAGCGACGCCCCGCGCCCGTTCTCGACCTCCGTCTACTACTACGACAACAAATTCATGTTCGTAAAGTCCGACACGTCGATTGCCGCTTCCACAATCAGACACGCGGCGAAAGCGGGCGTTAATTTCGTTTCGTTCGAAATAAACGGCGTCTGGACGAAGCCGAACGAAAAGCCCGACTTCAAATACATCGACAGCGCCTTCGGCGTGTTTCTGGAAGCAAACCCGAAGGCGAAACTCATTCCCCGCGTGCGCCTCGACCCCCAAATCAACAAGTGGTGGCGCGACTCGCACCCCGACGACATCATGAAAAATTCCGACGGCACTCTCAACGAAACCTACGTTTCCGTGTCGTCGCCCGCCTACCGCAGGGAGGCGGCTGAATCGCTGCGGCAGTTCATCGAATACTGCGAGGAGCACTACCCCGACAACATGGCGGGCTACCACCCCGCGGGCGGAAACTCGCGTGAATGGTTCTACGGCGGAACGTGGCACAGCTCGTTCAGCGGCTACGACAAAAACACGCTCGCGGCGTGGCGCGTCTGGCTGAAAAAAAAGTACGGCACGCCCGAAAACCTCGCAAAGGCGTGGAACTGCGCCGCGCCCGACTCCTTCGAAAAAATCCCCCTCCCAACGCAGGCTGAGCGCGAAGCCCCCGCCTACATCATCGACCCAAAGACCCAGTGGAAGCTCGCCGACCTCAATCTCTTCCTGCAAGACGAGATGGCGGACACCGTCCTCGGGCTCGCAAAAGTAATCCGCAAATCCGCGCCGAACAGGCTCTCGATTTTCTTCTTCGGCTACGGGTTCGAATTTTCGGGCGTGCGCAACGGTCCGGCGTTTTCGGGGCACTACGCGCTTTCGAAAATCTTGAAGTCGTCCGACATCGACGCGGTGTCCGGTCCGATTTCGTACGCCGACAGAAATTTCGGCGACGGCAAAACGACAATGGGCGCGACGGAATCAATCACGGATTCGGGCAAGCTCTGGATTGACGAAGACGACACCTCAACATACCTCGCCCCGCGCGACGGACGCGACTACCCCGGCAAATATTCGGGGCTTTACACGCGCAAAGACTCGCGCGAAGTTCTGCGCCGCAACCTCGCGCAGGAGACCGTCCGCAACAACGGCGTCTGGTGGATGGATCTCTTCGGTCAGGGCTGGTTCGACGACAAAAATCTCTGGCGCGAAATGAAAAGCTTTGCAAAGCCCGAACGCGACATCATCGCCCGCCCCCTCCCCTACCTCCCGCAAATGCGCCTCGTCATGGACGAAACCTCCATGTGCATGGTGGCGGCAAAAGGCGCGGCGGGAATCACAACAAACAGGCTGATGTCGTTGGGAAGGGTTGCGGCAAACCGCTCCGGCGTGCCGTTCGGGCAGTACCTGCTTCCCGACGTTCTCGCCAAGCCCGAAGCCGCAAAGCTCAACGCAATGCTTTCGGTCTACGCGCTGAACGCCGACCAACGCGCCGCGTGCGCCGCCCTGCGCGAGAAATCGGCGAACATCTGGGCGTGGCTTCCCGCCTACATCGACACCGACAGGCGCGAATTTTCGACCTCCGCAACAGAGGAGGCAACGGGCTTCAAAGTCAAGCTCATCACCGCGAAAGCTGCGGCAACACCGACCGAAGACGGCGCAAAAATCGGGCTGAAACCGATAACGGGCACGGAATACGCAATGCCGCTGCTCTCGCCGATTCCCGAAAGCGGCGACCTTGTGCTTGCGAAATTCGAAAACGGCTCGCCCGCAATAGTCCTGCGCAAAAGCGGCAAGCACCCGCAGCTTTTCTGCGGCGTGCCCGAAATCCCCACGGAGCTTTACCGCCACATGGCGGAGCTTGCGGGGGCGCACGTCTACAACAAGCAGGGAGCGGTGGTCTACGCAAACGGCGCGTACATCTCGGTCGTGGCGGTAGAGGACGGCGAATACGAAATCGACCTCGGGCGCGACGGCGCGGTCTACAACGCCCTTAGCGGAAACAAACTCGGAAACTCGCGGACGCTCACGCTCAAAATGAAAAAGGGCGACTGCCGATTCCTGCGGCTGGGCAGAGGCAACTCCGACCTGTAA
- a CDS encoding alanine--glyoxylate aminotransferase family protein: MSYKLFIPGPVEVSEKTYKAMTTPIVGHRSKDFVKLVDNIMPRLKQLFYTNDPVFLSTSSSWGVMEGAIRNVVKKGVLNCCNGAFSDKWYDVSKRCGKEAGELKFDWGKPVCPEALEKELSTNKYDAVTIIHNETSTGTMSDIKALSEVLKKFPDVVSIVDTVSSFSAMPIKKDELGIDVMVTGCQKALAIPPGLSFCSVSEKAMKRAETVEGRGYYFDFLEFKKFFDKSQTPSTPIISMLYALDSKLDDIFEEGVENRYARHAENNKLVRDWGYAHGFELFPEEKFGSVTLNCFKNNLNVDLPALLDELKKRFKMVFNGGYGKIKGTTFRISNMGDETPATMKELLDNIDTILPNYIKK, translated from the coding sequence ATGTCATACAAACTGTTCATACCCGGACCCGTAGAGGTCTCCGAAAAAACATACAAGGCAATGACGACACCCATCGTGGGACACAGAAGCAAAGACTTCGTGAAACTCGTGGACAACATCATGCCGCGTCTCAAACAGTTGTTCTATACGAACGACCCCGTTTTCCTCAGTACAAGCTCGTCGTGGGGCGTAATGGAAGGCGCAATCCGCAACGTAGTAAAGAAGGGCGTGCTCAACTGCTGCAACGGCGCGTTCTCGGACAAGTGGTACGACGTATCGAAACGCTGCGGCAAGGAAGCCGGCGAATTGAAGTTCGACTGGGGCAAACCCGTATGCCCCGAAGCCCTCGAAAAGGAGCTTTCCACAAACAAGTACGACGCCGTAACGATTATCCACAACGAAACGTCCACGGGCACTATGAGCGACATCAAGGCGCTCTCGGAAGTGCTTAAAAAATTCCCCGACGTCGTTTCGATTGTAGACACCGTAAGCTCGTTCTCGGCAATGCCCATCAAGAAGGACGAACTCGGAATCGACGTAATGGTAACGGGCTGCCAGAAGGCTCTCGCAATTCCTCCGGGACTCTCGTTCTGCTCGGTTTCCGAAAAGGCGATGAAACGCGCCGAAACGGTCGAAGGCAGAGGCTACTATTTCGACTTCCTCGAATTCAAGAAATTCTTCGACAAGTCGCAGACCCCCTCCACCCCGATTATCTCGATGCTCTACGCGCTTGACAGCAAGCTCGACGACATCTTCGAAGAGGGCGTCGAAAACCGCTACGCGCGCCACGCCGAAAACAACAAGCTCGTCCGCGACTGGGGCTACGCGCACGGCTTCGAACTTTTCCCCGAAGAAAAGTTCGGCTCGGTAACGCTCAACTGCTTCAAGAACAACCTCAACGTAGACCTCCCCGCGCTGCTCGACGAGCTGAAAAAACGCTTCAAGATGGTGTTCAACGGCGGCTACGGAAAAATCAAGGGCACGACGTTCCGCATCTCGAACATGGGCGACGAAACGCCCGCGACGATGAAGGAACTGCTCGACAACATCGACACGATTCTTCCGAACTACATCAAAAAGTAG
- a CDS encoding beta-galactosidase, giving the protein METYKVEDVGGVPRITFDGKPQRARMLYVSPTYFTPAPPEIKPLETKWRSVSFDVEPQKTAIDDARFHIRTENQVCEYFLSKFEITEKESGKKIFELKFDGEKPDPRINYWCSGKGRVKQLPFIMENTQADGAKNGALRVAITKETPLLNQIHVYVKDIKLEADKAYTVKFRIKTSKEFAPLRYAYTLMDRADGQYKAIAPKPLSRVEPQVRLARNAGVDIVTFPVQAADFFDDDGSNYENLDGALKSIVKNNENAKILIRIRFYPPLKWLKANPDSTLTYFDGAKSNLHASISSPKFRADSQRALRRIIDFAEKNYGKNVIGYHPGGGNSCEWFYGDSHSPRWQGYDKSTADAWVRWLGRKYANDDALQKAWNNPNAKIAAEKVPTKAEREKPDYLVNPKTDRRIADFNEFWQDEMLDMIDCLATVIREKVPDKLCVFFYGYAGEFSGLHNGAAYSGHVGLGKLLKNEKIDALCGPISYADRYYGDGKSTMGATESITRAGKLWIDEDDTSTYLAPKVGSYPGIDPEQKTREMTLNVLTRNMAHEAVRNIGSWWMDLSGSGFFNDAKLWKLKTAFAEAETDMIKNPSPYDPEIALVFDETSALYCAARATSRTMTREFGRARATLNRIGAPFGHYLLDDLLFGKPTNAKLDIYAVAYALDAKKRAAIRERAKKNASVFVWAPAYIDLDKGDFSPDAVRETTGFEVENIQNGQILGKIITTAAGRKIGLGESFGIPENKRFPNPLLSPKVEKGDIVLGNYQNGKPALVLRGKTLFCGTAGIPFQMYAYMAKLSGAKIYTDSPAAVYANGAYISITPTEMADGETRTVKIDARSDAEVFDALTGKKLGEHGKATIEMKRGGSKLLRLGNGNSDIKK; this is encoded by the coding sequence GTGGAAACGTACAAAGTGGAGGACGTCGGCGGCGTGCCGCGCATAACGTTCGACGGCAAGCCGCAAAGGGCGCGAATGCTCTATGTGTCGCCCACATACTTCACGCCCGCCCCGCCGGAAATCAAGCCGCTCGAAACGAAGTGGCGGAGCGTGTCGTTCGACGTCGAGCCGCAAAAAACGGCAATAGACGACGCCCGCTTCCACATCAGAACCGAAAACCAAGTTTGCGAATATTTCCTCTCGAAATTCGAAATAACAGAAAAGGAAAGCGGCAAAAAAATCTTCGAACTGAAATTCGACGGCGAAAAGCCCGACCCCCGCATAAACTACTGGTGCTCGGGCAAAGGCAGGGTGAAACAGCTGCCGTTTATAATGGAAAACACGCAGGCTGACGGCGCGAAAAACGGCGCGTTGCGCGTCGCAATCACAAAAGAAACGCCTCTGCTCAACCAAATCCACGTCTACGTAAAAGACATCAAACTCGAAGCGGACAAGGCGTATACCGTAAAATTCAGAATCAAAACAAGCAAAGAATTTGCGCCGCTTAGGTATGCGTACACGCTTATGGACAGGGCGGACGGACAATACAAGGCAATCGCGCCCAAGCCGCTCTCGCGCGTCGAGCCGCAGGTAAGACTGGCGCGGAACGCGGGAGTCGACATTGTAACTTTCCCCGTTCAGGCGGCGGACTTTTTCGACGACGACGGCTCGAACTACGAGAACCTCGACGGCGCGTTGAAGTCGATTGTAAAAAACAACGAGAACGCAAAAATATTAATCCGCATCAGATTCTATCCGCCGCTGAAATGGCTGAAAGCCAACCCCGACTCTACCCTCACATACTTCGACGGCGCAAAAAGCAACCTGCACGCGTCGATTTCGTCGCCGAAATTCAGGGCGGACTCGCAGCGCGCGCTGCGCAGAATCATCGACTTCGCCGAAAAAAACTACGGCAAAAACGTAATCGGCTACCACCCCGGAGGAGGGAACTCGTGCGAATGGTTCTACGGAGACTCGCATAGCCCCCGCTGGCAGGGCTACGACAAATCTACGGCGGACGCATGGGTGCGCTGGCTCGGCAGAAAATACGCAAACGACGACGCGCTCCAAAAGGCGTGGAACAACCCGAACGCGAAAATCGCCGCCGAAAAAGTGCCCACAAAGGCGGAGCGCGAAAAACCCGACTACCTCGTAAACCCGAAAACCGACAGGCGAATCGCCGACTTCAACGAATTTTGGCAGGACGAAATGCTCGACATGATTGACTGCCTCGCAACAGTAATCCGCGAGAAAGTGCCCGACAAACTCTGCGTGTTCTTCTACGGCTACGCGGGCGAATTTTCGGGCTTGCACAACGGCGCGGCGTATTCGGGACACGTCGGGCTGGGCAAACTGCTCAAAAACGAAAAAATCGACGCCCTCTGCGGCCCGATTTCATACGCCGACCGCTACTACGGCGACGGGAAATCCACAATGGGCGCGACGGAATCAATCACCCGCGCGGGCAAGCTCTGGATTGACGAGGACGACACCTCCACATACCTCGCCCCGAAAGTCGGCAGCTACCCCGGAATCGACCCCGAACAAAAAACGCGCGAAATGACGCTCAACGTCCTCACGCGGAACATGGCGCACGAGGCGGTCAGAAACATCGGCTCGTGGTGGATGGATTTGAGCGGCAGCGGCTTCTTCAACGACGCAAAGCTCTGGAAACTCAAAACCGCGTTCGCCGAGGCGGAGACCGATATGATAAAAAACCCGTCGCCATACGACCCCGAAATCGCGCTTGTTTTCGACGAAACCTCCGCGCTCTACTGCGCCGCCCGCGCAACGTCGCGCACGATGACGCGCGAGTTCGGCAGGGCGCGCGCAACTCTCAACAGAATCGGCGCGCCGTTCGGGCACTACCTGCTCGACGACCTCCTCTTCGGAAAGCCCACAAACGCGAAGCTCGACATCTACGCCGTAGCCTACGCGCTCGACGCAAAAAAACGCGCGGCAATCAGGGAACGCGCCAAGAAAAACGCCTCCGTTTTCGTCTGGGCGCCCGCGTACATCGACCTCGACAAGGGCGATTTTTCGCCCGACGCCGTGAGGGAAACCACGGGGTTCGAAGTTGAAAATATCCAAAACGGACAAATCTTGGGAAAAATCATCACAACGGCCGCCGGCAGAAAAATCGGGCTTGGAGAGTCGTTCGGCATACCCGAAAACAAACGCTTTCCCAATCCCCTGCTCTCGCCGAAAGTCGAAAAGGGAGACATTGTGCTCGGCAACTACCAAAACGGCAAGCCCGCGCTCGTGCTCCGCGGCAAAACGCTCTTCTGCGGAACGGCGGGAATACCCTTTCAAATGTACGCCTACATGGCGAAACTTTCGGGCGCGAAAATCTACACCGATTCCCCCGCGGCGGTCTACGCGAACGGCGCGTACATCTCGATTACGCCGACCGAAATGGCGGACGGAGAAACCCGAACGGTGAAAATCGACGCGCGCTCCGACGCCGAAGTTTTCGACGCTCTCACGGGCAAAAAGCTCGGCGAACACGGAAAGGCGACAATCGAAATGAAACGCGGAGGCTCTAAGCTACTACGCTTGGGAAACGGAAACTCGGACATCAAAAAATAA